One region of Streptococcus salivarius genomic DNA includes:
- a CDS encoding lysozyme family protein, translating to MFKWIRRLAVFVVVLIIGIQCYRIHANIQHVLTYESMVKEVLAEDDIENTTNVDLVLAMIYTETKGKTDDVMQSSESSTGVTNSITDRKESIRQGVTVLSENLEEAAHHKVDPWTAVQAYNFGKAYIDYVADNGGVNTVELAKAYSKNVVAPSLGNTSGQTYTYYQPVAMYYGGGKLYTNGGNIYYAKEVQFNLFLMRMFSRL from the coding sequence ATGTTTAAATGGATAAGACGTCTGGCGGTTTTTGTCGTAGTCCTCATCATAGGTATCCAATGCTATCGAATCCATGCCAATATTCAACATGTCTTAACCTATGAATCCATGGTTAAGGAGGTTTTGGCTGAGGACGACATTGAAAATACAACCAATGTCGATTTAGTTCTGGCTATGATCTACACAGAAACCAAGGGGAAGACAGATGACGTGATGCAGTCCAGTGAAAGTTCTACAGGGGTGACCAACTCCATAACAGATCGAAAAGAAAGTATTCGTCAAGGGGTGACGGTGCTGTCGGAAAATCTGGAAGAAGCTGCCCACCATAAGGTGGATCCTTGGACAGCAGTACAAGCCTATAATTTTGGTAAGGCCTATATTGATTATGTGGCTGATAATGGTGGAGTGAACACCGTCGAACTCGCAAAGGCTTACTCTAAAAATGTCGTTGCTCCGAGTCTAGGAAACACTAGCGGGCAAACATACACCTATTACCAACCGGTTGCCATGTACTATGGTGGAGGAAAACTTTATACAAATGGCGGAAATATTTACTACGCTAAGGAAGTACAGTTTAATCTCTTTTTGATGCGTATGTTCTCTCGCCTCTAA
- the glyA gene encoding serine hydroxymethyltransferase yields MIFDKEDYKAFDPELWNAIDAEAERQQNNIELIASENVVSKAVMAAQGTLLTNKYAEGYPGKRYYGGTDVIDVVESLAIERAKELFGAKFANVQPHSGSQANAAVYMSLIQPGDTVMGMDLSAGGHLTHGAPVSFSGKTYNFVAYNVDKETELLDYDAILAQAKEVQPKLIVAGASAYSRIIDFAKFREIADAVGAYLMVDMAHIAGLVASGHHPSPVPHAHVTTTTTHKTLRGPRGGLILTDDEDIAKKLNSAVFPGLQGGPLEHVIAAKAVALKEALDPAFKEYGENVIKNAAAMADVFNQHPDFRVISGGTNNHLFLVDVTKVVENGKVAQNVLEEVNITLNKNSIPYEQLSPFKTSGIRVGSPAITSRGMGEAESRKIAELMVEALENHDKLEVLERIRGEVKALTDAFPLY; encoded by the coding sequence ATGATTTTTGATAAAGAAGATTACAAAGCATTTGACCCTGAACTATGGAACGCCATCGATGCTGAGGCAGAACGTCAGCAAAACAATATTGAGTTGATTGCCTCTGAGAACGTGGTATCTAAAGCTGTAATGGCTGCTCAAGGAACACTCTTGACTAACAAGTACGCAGAAGGCTATCCAGGTAAACGTTACTATGGTGGTACAGACGTGATTGATGTGGTTGAGTCTCTTGCTATTGAGCGTGCCAAAGAACTTTTTGGAGCTAAATTTGCCAACGTGCAACCTCACTCAGGTAGCCAAGCCAATGCTGCTGTTTACATGTCTTTAATCCAACCAGGTGATACGGTTATGGGGATGGATTTGTCAGCGGGTGGACACTTGACACATGGTGCACCAGTTAGCTTCTCTGGTAAGACCTATAACTTTGTGGCTTACAACGTTGATAAGGAAACTGAACTCCTTGATTACGATGCTATTCTTGCTCAAGCTAAAGAAGTACAACCAAAACTCATCGTGGCTGGGGCTTCAGCTTACTCACGTATCATTGATTTTGCTAAATTCCGTGAAATTGCTGATGCTGTAGGTGCATACCTCATGGTAGATATGGCTCACATTGCTGGTCTTGTAGCCTCTGGTCATCATCCAAGTCCAGTTCCTCATGCACATGTGACCACTACAACAACTCACAAGACACTTCGTGGTCCTCGTGGTGGTTTGATTTTGACTGATGATGAAGATATCGCTAAGAAATTGAATTCTGCGGTCTTCCCTGGTTTGCAAGGTGGTCCATTGGAACACGTTATTGCTGCTAAGGCTGTTGCTCTTAAAGAAGCACTTGACCCTGCCTTTAAGGAATATGGGGAAAATGTTATCAAGAACGCAGCTGCCATGGCTGATGTTTTCAATCAACATCCAGATTTCCGTGTTATCTCAGGTGGAACTAACAATCACCTCTTCTTGGTTGATGTGACTAAAGTTGTTGAAAATGGTAAAGTTGCACAAAACGTTCTTGAAGAAGTTAATATTACTTTGAACAAGAATAGTATTCCTTACGAGCAATTGTCTCCATTCAAGACATCTGGTATCCGTGTTGGTAGTCCAGCCATTACAAGTCGTGGTATGGGTGAAGCTGAGAGCCGTAAAATTGCTGAATTAATGGTTGAAGCTTTGGAAAATCACGATAAACTTGAAGTTTTGGAACGCATTCGTGGAGAAGTTAAAGCTCTTACAGATGCCTTCCCACTCTATTAA
- a CDS encoding nucleoid-associated protein, which yields MLDLYIKRIIIHQFSPNDTELVLAEGPLEITPRLDEYFRKKLSKVFSDEAKRGYFDAENVFISHLGDDLMESSVKIAQLWKEEFVISEDQKTNDLVFIQFDKEGQEYFAFLRIALKDSLIHSLGDSQHPIQLSQNNLPSAAQTPDEALVINRSSKQYYLIEKRIKHNGSFANYFSENLLQVQPEQSVKKSIKMVEDTAQKIAENFNQDDFNFQGKMKSAIFNNLEEDQELSPEKLADQLFDNNLTARLTFVDELKEAIPEPISVSDIDHSRQIKKLENQKLSLSNGIELIVPNNVYQDADSVEFIQNPDGTYSILIKNIEDIINK from the coding sequence ATGTTAGATTTATATATTAAACGCATTATCATTCACCAGTTTTCGCCAAATGATACGGAGCTGGTTTTAGCAGAAGGGCCCCTCGAAATAACGCCACGCTTAGATGAGTATTTTCGAAAGAAACTCTCTAAAGTTTTCTCTGATGAGGCTAAACGTGGCTATTTCGATGCAGAGAATGTTTTCATCAGTCATTTAGGAGATGATTTGATGGAAAGCTCAGTCAAGATTGCCCAACTTTGGAAGGAAGAATTTGTCATTTCTGAAGACCAAAAGACCAATGATTTGGTCTTTATTCAGTTTGACAAAGAAGGGCAAGAGTATTTTGCTTTCTTGCGTATTGCTCTCAAGGATAGTTTGATTCATTCTTTGGGAGATAGCCAACATCCTATTCAATTGTCACAAAATAATTTGCCTTCTGCGGCCCAAACACCCGATGAAGCTTTGGTAATCAATCGTAGTAGTAAGCAGTATTATTTGATTGAAAAGCGAATCAAGCATAATGGAAGCTTTGCCAATTATTTCTCTGAAAATCTGTTGCAGGTCCAGCCTGAACAATCTGTCAAAAAATCGATTAAGATGGTTGAAGATACTGCCCAGAAGATTGCTGAGAATTTTAATCAGGATGATTTTAACTTCCAAGGAAAAATGAAATCTGCTATTTTCAATAATTTGGAAGAAGATCAAGAGTTATCACCTGAAAAATTGGCAGACCAGCTCTTTGATAATAATTTGACAGCTCGTTTGACCTTTGTTGATGAGCTCAAAGAGGCCATACCTGAGCCTATCTCGGTATCAGATATTGACCATTCACGTCAAATTAAGAAATTGGAGAATCAAAAATTATCGTTATCGAACGGAATTGAGTTAATCGTGCCTAATAATGTGTATCAGGATGCTGATAGTGTTGAGTTTATTCAAAATCCTGATGGTACCTACTCTATTCTCATCAAAAATATCGAGGATATCATCAATAAATAA